ACTTTGTTCTACATGGTGAACAGACATGGCACTGTTTGTACAGTGAGAAAGGATACATGAGTTTTGTATGGTATCAATATTGGTTTAAACTGTGCTTCATTGAGAAAAATATTACTGATCTTATGCCTTATGATGCAAGATATTAACTGTGATTGAAGATATTGACTGAGATGATGTATCTCAGTTAATATCTTTTAACTGAGATGATGTAAGATAAGTCATCTGTTGGTCTTGCTGCTTAGAACATAAAGGGTATCCAATCCGAAGGTAAGAGGAAGTAGGATCTCCTAAGCAAGGCTCACAATACTTTTGTATGTTTTAGATGTGCTATGATGATATAGATCATTTTAGTTAGCCGCTTACCAACTTAATCTTTTTGACTggaatgatgtcattctgtagatgTTGTCTAGTAGAGTAAAATCCAGAAAAGTATATTCTAGTTTAAAAGATCTTGCAGACTTGCAAATGCTCTCCCAGCCCTTAAATAGATCAAGGTTATCAAGAAACTGCTGCCCCCTCCAATGATCCAGGTTCAGGTTACTTGTTCAGAttcatgatatttttatattttagaacaTTGTGGCATATTTCCAAAACATCACAGGCAGGGATCCTGATTTATTTAATTTCATGTGTAAACCACCCAAGGACAAATAAAAACCTACGAGCTTTAGACTTCTTTGAGAAAAaagttttaaataaaaaataggaCACTAAACAGTTAAGGATTTGCATATTGTTATAACATCAGTTAGATGAATAGATAAAAAATTTATGGTAAAAATTAATTATGTTCTCTTAATGTTACAAAATAATGAACTAACTAATCCTAGGTCCTATCTAACAAAATAATGAGCATTTCATTTTTTAAGGTAAATACGTTATAAATCTACTCATTGATTTGTATGTAAGCAACATTTAGTTGGTTGTGTtactatttaaatatttttaaatcaatatttatctgCTTTCTGGAATTACAAACATGGACTTTAGAGGATTGACATGTTCATCATTTTGAGAAGAGAGCTTGTACAGATTTAATACACAATGAATTTAGTTGTAGAAGGAAGGAGAGCTTGTATGGATTTGTCTTCCAATTTATTTAGTTGTAAAAGCTATAGCGCTTCAATTTTGGTGGATGCAGTTGGAATGCAACATATGATGGTTTGCTTGGAAGCAACAAACCATTTCCACAGCCCATTCCTCTTGCAGTAagaactagacctcaatatatttgttTCTTGTGCAGCccaaattagttttttttttttaatttcaaatgatGGCAGGAAATGGTAGATTTTCTTGTGGACATTTGGGAGCAGGAGGGATTGTATGATTAGATCAGAAATGGTTGTTTTTTATCAGACCAGAAATGTATGAATACCCTTGTCCATTTGATCAGAAAACGATGTTTACTCATTACAAGGACGTCGAACTGTAATAGAATGCTAAATCACATTATCATTGTGATCTCTCTTGCTCATGCAAAATAGTGTCAAGACCGTTAGTCTAGTTGTATATCTTTGAATTGGCAATCTCTTGTGTTTAGATGCAAGTTCTGTGATTTAGTGCTGAATATACCTGTCACCGTTACCTTTCTACCGTTTGGGGGCAATGTATTCCGTTACCAGTAACTCTGTGGTGTAAAAAGTTTGATTGAACTTGAACGTGGCACCTCGTTTTCTGTACCCACTCCATAAAAAATTGCCCTAAGTTTGTCAGATTGGGATGGGGATCGATTAGGGGTGAGATGTTCAGTCTGACTGGATCGTCAGTACTAAGACAGTAGTTACGCataatattttatgatatgatgtaataaaatataataaatttgagacaaaaaaaaatgtaTTGTAGGGCAATAGAATCCGACTTTATAAAAAGGTGGAAGCGAAATGTGGAACGTTAAACAAAAAAAGAAGCTTATTTATACAAAAAGATGCTGATATTTTGACTAGCAAATGTATATATCACAtaaaataatgaaaatattatccaCCTGATGGTTTTTTTAGTTATTAAGCTACTGAAGTACTGATAAATACAAAGACAAACGAAAAGGTTCTTTGACAAGAGTCGTTTATGGAACATCCGCTGTTCTATTCCATCTGTCTATGGTGAGCCAAAAAGGGATAGGAGTATTTTTTTCACATAGGAGTGTTGGGTCTGTAGTCCATTAGTTTAGACTATAGAAGACTTTAATAATCCATAGTCCattttaatcataatttttttttattttttaatctaatcCAAAATGGGAGGCTAATGATGGCTACAATCAAAAAATTACAACAACgtaacttaaaaaagaaaaaaaaataataacagcCTCAGTTATTATCTTGTAATTGTTGTTTAGAttttaagatttatatattcatttagATTtatctcatgatttttttttattttttaaagatttttatataaatcttaatatcttatttaattataatttttatttaattttattatgtgtCACTGAGTATTAATATCTGTTTGTATACAAATTGGAGCTGTAAGAGTTTACCGGATTACAAGATCATTTGGATGGAAGCAATCCAATATTGGAATGACTTCTGACAGCTAAGGAAGTAAGCTTGAAGTTGTGCGTCATGCAACCGCAAGCACCACCAATTTATGGAGCCGCCCACTAATACTCATTATGCGTCAATGCTTCATGAGCCTTCTCCCACGAGGACTAGTGTGAGGCGTCCAGAGAGGCAGTCTTACCACCCCGCATGAATTTTCAATTTGAGTTGCAATTGATTGCCACATAAGATTAAGAAGAGTATTATAAGCCACAGCAGACGTTGGATGTCACTATTACATGAATTTTCAATTTGAGTTGCGATTGATTGCCACATAAGATTAAGATGAAGAGTATTATAAGCCACAGCAGACGTTGGATGTCACTATTACATGAATTTTCAATTTGAGTTGCAATTGATTGCCACATAAGATTAAGATGAAGAGTATTATAAGCCACAGCAGACGTTGGATGTCACTATTACATGAATTTTCAATTTGAGTTGCAATTGATTGCCACATAAGATTAAGATGAAGAGTATTATAAGCCACAGCAGACGTTGGATGTCACTATTATATGCAGCAATCTCAAGTAATGGAGGAGCACAAGCGACAATGACTCGATAATTATCCGCATCGTTCTCATAGAGTGAAGAAGCGCAAGCGACAACAGTGGGTTGATGATTGACCTTCCGAAGGGGCAAAGGGCACATCAAATCAATCAGCCATCTCGCTCCAAATGAATAAGCCCCCACTTTGGCTAAAAAATATGAGATTAGGTCAGTCAAATTTCTTGGGCGAGCAATCATCTTCCACCAGTCCCATGTACGAATCGACGTCTTGCCCTGAAGAGGGTATCCATCATCCCAATGTACAGCTCTCAGCAACGCATACATACGCTGACCGAATGGTTTTACTGCAGGCAGAATTCTCTCGTTACGATCCCAATATTACGACTAGGGATCATTCATATATACTTTGACGTCTTCGCAGATGATTCGACGACACGGTAATATGTTCGGATAAACCGATTTCTTATACTCGGTGCTTGCGGGTGCCATTACAGACATATCCAATGGTTCCTACTTCCTCCTATAGCCAAGCCAGCTTAGCAGCTCTGTTGATCCCAAAAATACTGTGCCAAGaacttttttgtttcttaagccAACATGCCAACGACTAGGCGATTCTTTTTTTCTTAGAAAGAAAATTAGCTAGCAAAAAACATAATCTGAATCACCTGCTGCAAGAGAATTCTTCGCTACATGATCGAAGGTACTACACATGGAGAACCAAGCAGCAAGGTCAGGCAGTGATTCCTAGTATTCCAAATCGTCAACATGAAGACGAAACAAGGGGAGATTTTTTcggcgtgtatatatatatacatatatatatacacacacacagagagaggaAGCTTCATAAGCATCGAAGATAACTACTGGTATATtttaccatcaacaaaatcaaaaCATGGGCGTTGGCGACATGCACGGCGATCTTTGTATGACCAAGAAGACTGAGGTCATGTTTGCGCCGTCCGACGCAGCTGACGCCTTCTTGGCTTGGATGGATCGCTGGACCTGGGCTTGCCGAAGATTCCACAGAGAAGGCATCCAGAGACGTCTGGCGACGGCGGGTCTACGGCTGGTGGGACGGCGCCTGCGCGGAAGGCTTGCCTGCCACCGATGCGTCTGTGCTCGGTCGTCCCGCTCGATCCAACACTTTGCGAGTGCCCGAGTTCCCTGAACTCTgaccctcctcttcctcccccctcctccttctcctcggaGAGGAACCGCTCGTGCCACACCATTCCAGATGAGCCTGATCTCCTGAAAGTTTGTACAGATCGTTGCAGGCCAgccatctctctttctctctctctctctctctctctctctctttctctctttctctctctctactttTGTTTGGGCAGGCAGAAGAGCTCTGTGCTAATATGCAAAAACGGGAAAGGAAATCGAAGAGGGCCAAAGAGAGAGGATTGGTATGGTCAAGCACTCATCATCTCCATGGTGATGACGGAGACATGGCGGTAGGGATCATAATTGTAAAAGGTACGTCCATAATTGCTGATGCCATCTTACTCATTAATCCTTTGTAACCTTTGGGCGATTTTCCTATGAAATATccttattttatatatttcttaaaaggttactttcttttatattttaaataataatacttttaattttaaaaatactcgAAATATTCCTCAAAAGTTTTTCTATCAAAATTTCTGCTCAATTTTACTATTTTTAACtattgtaatatttttatttatatcatttataatttttcaatgatggttataatattttattgatatactaaaaatatataaatattattaaaaaatattataagtgatgTCATGTATCTTTGGTTCtcattgcttatatatatatcattacaaCATCATAATTTTAGGTTTATCATTAGTTTGATTAAGGTTaaaaattcatttattcatttcATACGTTTTCAAGTAAGACTTACAGTGTTTTGATTGAGAACACTATAACAAGTCAATTTTTTGGATAATTTTCTTTTAGActatatcaaatattttt
This DNA window, taken from Musa acuminata AAA Group cultivar baxijiao chromosome BXJ3-7, Cavendish_Baxijiao_AAA, whole genome shotgun sequence, encodes the following:
- the LOC103991862 gene encoding MAPK kinase substrate protein At1g80180, yielding MAGLQRSVQTFRRSGSSGMVWHERFLSEEKEEGGGRGGSEFRELGHSQSVGSSGTTEHRRIGGRQAFRAGAVPPAVDPPSPDVSGCLLCGIFGKPRSSDPSKPRRRQLRRTAQT